From the Prunus dulcis unplaced genomic scaffold, ALMONDv2, whole genome shotgun sequence genome, one window contains:
- the LOC117612617 gene encoding uncharacterized protein LOC117612617, whose product MFEVFPLNLSGKPAPPLHQAINSHHSLHFPLVHLSLLSHNQSNPTRWWASFSSAAEEPAGFIATELQIQVWKGWVHVQNKERKGLKAEAAKVRAQQREVAEQEFRQTLLKERAEKHENWKMKKEKKKMREEKKKKKKKNDLLRRQSSLWINSDWEEAELTTEDQGAFPDHTLLSVSLTPISVHNGCWSANGDKTSIIGRQGYHFSMWVCTKNQ is encoded by the exons ATGTTTGAAG TCTTCCCCCTTAACCTCTCGGGCAAACCAGCACCACCATTACATCAGGCTATCAACTCTCATCACAGCCTTCACTTTCCTCTTGTTCACCTCAGCCTCCTCAGCCATAACCAGTCAAACCCAACTCGGTGGTGGGCATCATTCTCATCAGCAGCAGAAGAGCCGGCTGGGTTCATCGCCACCGAGTTGCAGATCCAAGTGTGGAAAGGCTGGGTTCATGTCCAAAATAAGGAGCGTAAGGGACTCAAGGCTGAGGCTGCTAAGGTCCGTGCCCAACAGCGTGAGGTTGCTGAGCAGGAGTTCCGCCAGACCCTGTTAAAAGAAAGAGCAGAGAAGCATGAGAattggaagatgaagaaagaaaaaaaaaaaatgagagaagagaagaaaaaaaaaaaaaagaagaatgatcTGTTGCGACGTCAGAGTTCCTTGTGGATCAATTCTGATTGGGAAGAGGCAGAGCTCACGACCGAAGATCAAGGAGCTTTTCCAGATCACACATTGCTCTCAGTCTCTCTCACTCCCATTTCGGTCCACAATGGCTGCTGGTCAGCTAATGGGGACAAAACCTCCATAATTGGGAGACAAGGCTATCACTTCAGCATGTGGGTCTGTAccaaaaatcaataa